In Thermosynechococcus sichuanensis E542, a single genomic region encodes these proteins:
- the cysT gene encoding sulfate ABC transporter permease subunit CysT, translated as MITTNPIPAAFSPKKQRWQFPWVWRITVFYLLVMLAVPIAALFSRASSAGPLHFWQVATRAIALSAYEVTFVTALVAALINGVFGTLIAWVLVRYSFPGKRFFDAVVDLPFALPTAVAGLTLATVYSENGWIGSLVAPFGIRIAFTRWGVAVAMLFISLPFVIRTVQPVLTEMEKDVEEAAWSLGATHAQTFWRVILPPLMPAILTGVALGFSRAVGEFGSVVIISSNTPFRDLIASVLVFQSLEQYDYEAATIIGTVMLLVSLAILFLINLLQAWGRRYAER; from the coding sequence ATGATCACCACAAACCCCATCCCTGCGGCCTTCTCTCCTAAAAAACAGCGCTGGCAGTTCCCTTGGGTCTGGAGAATCACCGTCTTTTACCTACTGGTGATGCTGGCTGTGCCCATTGCTGCCCTCTTTAGCCGTGCCAGTAGTGCCGGACCACTGCATTTTTGGCAGGTGGCCACGCGGGCGATCGCCCTTTCCGCCTATGAAGTCACGTTTGTGACTGCCCTTGTCGCAGCGCTGATCAATGGCGTCTTTGGTACCCTGATTGCTTGGGTGCTGGTGCGCTATTCCTTTCCGGGGAAGCGCTTCTTTGATGCCGTCGTGGATCTACCTTTTGCATTGCCAACGGCGGTGGCCGGTCTCACCCTAGCCACGGTTTATAGCGAAAATGGCTGGATTGGTAGCCTAGTAGCTCCCTTCGGAATTAGAATTGCCTTTACCCGCTGGGGGGTAGCAGTGGCGATGCTTTTTATTTCGCTGCCCTTCGTCATTCGTACGGTTCAGCCAGTCCTTACGGAAATGGAAAAGGATGTGGAGGAGGCTGCATGGTCGCTCGGTGCTACCCATGCTCAGACCTTCTGGCGAGTGATTTTGCCGCCTTTAATGCCCGCCATTCTGACGGGGGTGGCTCTAGGCTTTTCACGCGCCGTAGGGGAATTTGGTTCGGTTGTGATTATTTCCTCCAACACCCCCTTTCGCGACTTGATTGCTTCGGTGCTGGTGTTTCAGAGCTTGGAGCAGTACGACTATGAGGCAGCCACCATTATTGGTACGGTAATGCTCTTGGTGTCCTTGGCAATTTTATTTTTGATTAA